One stretch of Halapricum desulfuricans DNA includes these proteins:
- the grpE gene encoding nucleotide exchange factor GrpE codes for MSDGDAAERDDERSAGDDSVTERDASDAAPASDVSDAADSEAGDVAGDDGTSDGDVSAETDDLDVAEELLEHVESSDPEAIADEIASLRFEVEALEAERDDYEEEVESLRSRLKRKQADFENYKKRMQKRREEEKARATEDLVTRLLDVRDNLKRALEQDEDADIRDGIETTLKQFDRVLEDENVESIEPERGDEVDPERHEVLVRMDSDQPEGTIADVHRPGYEMGGKVIRTAQVAVSDGDE; via the coding sequence GTGTCCGACGGAGACGCGGCCGAACGCGACGACGAGCGATCGGCAGGTGACGACAGTGTGACGGAACGCGACGCGAGCGACGCGGCCCCGGCGAGCGACGTGAGCGACGCGGCTGACTCCGAGGCCGGCGACGTGGCGGGCGACGACGGAACGAGCGACGGCGACGTGTCCGCGGAGACCGACGACCTCGACGTGGCCGAGGAATTGCTCGAACACGTCGAGTCGAGCGATCCGGAAGCGATCGCCGACGAGATCGCCTCGCTCCGGTTCGAGGTCGAGGCGCTCGAGGCCGAGCGCGACGACTACGAGGAGGAGGTCGAGTCGCTTCGATCGCGGCTCAAGCGCAAGCAGGCCGACTTCGAGAACTACAAAAAGCGGATGCAGAAGCGACGCGAGGAGGAGAAGGCCCGCGCGACCGAGGATCTGGTCACGCGCCTGCTCGACGTCCGGGACAACCTCAAGCGCGCGCTCGAACAGGACGAAGACGCCGACATCCGCGACGGGATCGAGACGACGCTCAAGCAGTTCGACCGCGTCCTCGAAGACGAGAACGTCGAGTCGATCGAGCCCGAACGCGGCGACGAGGTCGATCCCGAACGCCACGAGGTGCTCGTCCGCATGGACAGCGACCAGCCGGAGGGAACGATCGCGGACGTCCACCGACCGGGCTACGAGATGGGCGGGAAAGTCATCCGCACCGCGCAGGTCGCCGTCAGCGACGGCGACGAGTGA
- a CDS encoding PspA/IM30 family protein, with the protein MGIISRASYIIRSKVNSLLNRAEDPSETLDYSYEQLRDQLQDVKQGIADLTTQKKRLEIQKRRLEENVEKHNEQAREAVRQDREDLARKALEKKKQKMSQIEQLETQISDLQQQQDRLVEQKNTLQSRIEEFRTKKETMKARYEAAEASSKVSEAMTGAGDEFEDVGRAIERAEERTEDMEARAQAMDELQETGAFEDVLSDKDQVDRELEQLGTDSEVDAELETLKSEMSDSEAETESAERTAASPTDDGDAADLEDVDTAELDDVQSEIDKSEVESELEDIKQEETESN; encoded by the coding sequence ATGGGAATCATTTCGCGCGCCTCGTACATCATCAGATCGAAGGTCAACAGCCTTCTCAACCGGGCCGAGGACCCCAGCGAGACGCTGGACTACTCCTACGAACAGCTCCGCGACCAGTTGCAGGACGTCAAGCAGGGGATCGCCGATCTCACGACCCAGAAGAAACGCCTCGAGATCCAGAAGCGCCGCCTCGAGGAGAACGTCGAGAAACACAACGAGCAGGCCCGCGAGGCGGTCAGACAGGACCGCGAGGACCTGGCCCGGAAAGCCCTCGAGAAGAAAAAACAGAAGATGAGCCAGATCGAGCAACTGGAGACACAGATCAGCGACCTCCAGCAACAGCAGGACCGGCTCGTCGAGCAGAAGAACACGCTACAGAGCCGCATCGAGGAGTTCCGGACCAAAAAGGAGACGATGAAAGCCCGCTACGAGGCCGCCGAAGCCTCATCGAAGGTCAGCGAGGCGATGACCGGAGCCGGCGACGAGTTCGAGGACGTCGGGCGGGCGATCGAACGGGCCGAGGAGCGGACCGAGGACATGGAGGCGCGGGCCCAGGCGATGGACGAGCTCCAGGAGACCGGCGCGTTCGAGGACGTCCTCTCCGACAAGGATCAGGTCGATCGGGAACTGGAGCAGCTGGGCACCGACAGCGAGGTCGACGCCGAACTGGAGACGCTCAAATCCGAGATGAGCGACTCCGAGGCCGAAACGGAGTCGGCCGAGCGTACCGCCGCCTCGCCGACTGACGACGGAGACGCCGCCGACCTCGAAGACGTCGATACGGCAGAGCTCGACGACGTCCAGTCGGAGATCGACAAGTCGGAAGTCGAATCCGAACTCGAGGACATCAAGCAGGAAGAGACCGAGTCGAACTAA
- a CDS encoding universal stress protein — MYDHILVPTDGSKGTTKSIDHASTIARNSDALVHVLYVIDERLYRAASKDAKSEVIASLEEEGEHAIDDAVTRLEDDGVEIVTEQLRGIPYKSILGYADEEPIDMIVMGTHGRTGRDRIATLGSVTERVVKNADAPVLVVNIDSEQR, encoded by the coding sequence ATGTACGACCACATCCTCGTGCCGACCGACGGGAGCAAGGGGACCACGAAGTCGATCGATCACGCGAGTACGATCGCCCGCAACAGCGACGCGCTCGTCCACGTGCTGTACGTGATCGACGAGCGCCTCTACCGTGCGGCCTCGAAAGACGCGAAATCGGAGGTCATCGCGTCGCTCGAGGAGGAAGGGGAGCACGCGATCGACGACGCCGTCACCCGACTCGAAGACGACGGCGTGGAGATCGTCACCGAGCAGTTGCGCGGGATCCCCTACAAGTCGATCCTGGGATACGCCGACGAGGAACCGATCGACATGATCGTGATGGGGACGCACGGCCGGACCGGACGCGATCGGATCGCGACGCTGGGGAGCGTCACCGAACGGGTCGTCAAGAACGCCGACGCTCCGGTGCTCGTAGTCAACATCGACAGTGAGCAGCGGTGA
- the purS gene encoding phosphoribosylformylglycinamidine synthase subunit PurS has protein sequence MTGYTATVTVRLKSGVLDPEAETTQQALERLGFELEALRSADRFEVDLDAASAADARERATEMAERLLANPTIHDYEVDVAER, from the coding sequence ATGACCGGCTACACTGCGACGGTGACAGTGCGGCTCAAGAGCGGGGTGCTCGATCCCGAGGCCGAGACGACCCAGCAGGCGCTGGAGCGGCTCGGGTTCGAACTCGAGGCGCTGCGGTCGGCCGACCGCTTCGAAGTCGATCTCGACGCCGCGTCGGCGGCCGACGCCCGCGAGCGCGCGACGGAGATGGCCGAGCGACTGCTCGCCAACCCGACGATTCACGACTACGAGGTCGACGTGGCGGAACGATGA
- the purQ gene encoding phosphoribosylformylglycinamidine synthase I: MTVAVVQFGGSNCDRDTVQALESLDIDAERVWHEDTLPAGVDGIVLPGGFSYGDYLRAGAMAAHSPIMGEVKEAAEEGTPVLGICNGAQVGCEASLTPGAFTTNQSARFQCEHVHVSVENADTPWTRQFEEGEVIELPIAHGEGRFEIEDGRLEALEDDGRVLFRYCEADGTVTPEANPNGSKHSVAGVTGEAGDHVAVLMPHPERATLPDVGITDGQGVLEGFRAD; the protein is encoded by the coding sequence ATGACGGTCGCCGTGGTCCAGTTCGGCGGGAGCAACTGCGACCGGGACACCGTGCAGGCGCTGGAGTCGCTCGATATCGATGCCGAGCGCGTCTGGCACGAGGACACGCTCCCGGCAGGCGTCGATGGGATCGTCCTGCCGGGCGGCTTCTCGTACGGTGACTACCTCCGTGCCGGAGCGATGGCCGCCCACTCGCCGATCATGGGCGAGGTCAAGGAGGCGGCCGAGGAGGGGACGCCCGTGCTCGGGATCTGCAACGGAGCGCAGGTCGGCTGTGAGGCCTCGCTGACGCCCGGCGCGTTCACCACCAATCAGAGCGCGCGCTTCCAGTGTGAACACGTCCACGTCAGCGTCGAGAACGCCGACACGCCCTGGACCCGACAGTTCGAGGAGGGAGAAGTGATCGAACTCCCGATCGCACACGGCGAAGGGCGGTTCGAAATCGAGGACGGCCGACTGGAGGCGCTCGAAGACGACGGGCGCGTGCTCTTTCGGTATTGCGAGGCCGACGGGACCGTCACGCCCGAGGCCAACCCCAACGGCTCGAAACATAGCGTCGCGGGCGTCACGGGCGAGGCCGGCGATCACGTGGCCGTGTTGATGCCCCACCCCGAGCGAGCGACGCTGCCCGACGTCGGCATCACCGACGGACAGGGCGTCCTCGAAGGCTTCCGAGCGGACTGA
- the tpiA gene encoding triose-phosphate isomerase, producing the protein MFVLVNLKTYPCDPIEVAQAAADVADDSGVRVGVAPQAAHLEAVAETGVETWAQHVDPIDYGSNTGHTLAETVAEAGADGTLINHSEHRLKLADIDGSVQAAERAGLETVVCANNPEQIGAVTALGPDAVAVEPPELIGGDVSVATADPDIVTDAVEAAANVDEDVDVFCGAGISSGDDVDAAGDLGASGVLLASGVAKADDPRAVLEDLVEPLV; encoded by the coding sequence ATGTTCGTTCTTGTCAACTTGAAGACGTACCCGTGCGATCCGATCGAAGTGGCGCAAGCGGCCGCCGACGTCGCCGACGACAGCGGCGTTCGGGTCGGCGTCGCACCCCAGGCAGCACACCTCGAAGCCGTCGCCGAGACCGGCGTCGAGACCTGGGCCCAGCACGTAGACCCCATCGACTACGGGAGCAACACCGGTCACACGCTCGCCGAGACCGTCGCCGAAGCCGGCGCGGACGGGACGCTGATCAACCACTCCGAGCACCGCCTGAAACTCGCCGACATCGACGGGTCGGTCCAGGCCGCCGAGCGCGCCGGGCTGGAGACGGTCGTCTGTGCTAACAACCCCGAACAGATCGGCGCGGTGACCGCGCTCGGTCCGGACGCCGTCGCCGTCGAACCCCCGGAACTCATCGGCGGAGACGTCTCGGTCGCGACGGCCGATCCCGATATCGTCACCGACGCCGTCGAGGCGGCCGCCAACGTCGACGAGGACGTCGACGTGTTCTGCGGGGCCGGCATCTCCAGCGGGGACGACGTCGACGCGGCCGGCGATCTGGGTGCCAGCGGCGTCCTGCTTGCAAGCGGTGTCGCCAAAGCCGACGACCCCCGTGCCGTCCTCGAGGACCTCGTCGAACCGCTGGTCTGA
- a CDS encoding response regulator, giving the protein MSAAPADRGTVLVAEDEQHLADLYTDYLNDRYEVRTAYSGGEAIEMLADDIDVVLLDRRMPVVSGNEVLASIEEDGYDCRVAMVTAVDPDFDIIDLGVDDYLVKPVSKNALLEVVDRLLTITEYSERMQELTSKKLKRNVLRVEKPKSELRESDRYAELEAEIERLESKLDELSEDLSENDLIR; this is encoded by the coding sequence GTGAGCGCTGCGCCCGCGGATCGAGGGACGGTACTGGTCGCCGAGGACGAACAGCATCTCGCCGACCTCTATACGGACTACCTGAACGACCGGTACGAGGTTCGGACGGCCTACAGCGGCGGGGAGGCGATCGAGATGCTCGCCGACGACATCGACGTCGTCTTGCTCGACCGCCGGATGCCGGTCGTCTCCGGCAACGAGGTGCTCGCGTCGATCGAAGAGGACGGCTACGACTGTCGCGTTGCCATGGTCACGGCCGTCGATCCGGACTTCGATATCATCGACCTCGGCGTGGACGACTATCTGGTCAAGCCCGTCAGCAAGAACGCGCTACTGGAGGTCGTCGATCGGCTGTTGACGATCACCGAGTACAGCGAGCGCATGCAGGAACTGACCTCCAAGAAGCTCAAGCGAAACGTGCTGCGGGTCGAGAAACCCAAGTCGGAACTGCGCGAGAGCGACCGCTACGCCGAGCTCGAAGCTGAGATCGAGCGTCTCGAGTCGAAGCTCGACGAACTCTCCGAAGACCTATCAGAGAACGATCTGATCCGGTGA
- a CDS encoding multiprotein bridging factor aMBF1, whose product MVQCEMCGKETNSPNTVKIEGAELQVCDECAEFGTEVKTQQSSTSTKYSTGSSGSSSSGSSTSSSTGGASGSSSSGGSGGGRRRRDMFDEMDEVAQDYDNRIRSAREAAGLSQEELAKKLNEKASLIRKLEHGEILPSDDVQRKLERELDIDLSAGATPEEDTDWEGGSASGEYTLGDVVERKD is encoded by the coding sequence ATGGTCCAGTGTGAGATGTGCGGGAAGGAGACGAACTCACCGAACACCGTCAAGATCGAAGGCGCGGAACTCCAGGTCTGCGACGAGTGTGCGGAGTTCGGCACCGAAGTGAAGACACAGCAGTCCAGTACGAGCACGAAGTACTCGACCGGCTCGTCGGGGTCAAGCAGTTCCGGTAGTTCGACGAGCAGTTCGACCGGCGGTGCGAGCGGCTCGAGTTCCTCTGGGGGGTCCGGCGGCGGGCGGCGTCGCCGCGACATGTTCGACGAGATGGATGAGGTGGCACAGGATTACGACAACCGGATCCGCTCGGCCCGCGAGGCGGCCGGGCTCAGCCAGGAGGAGCTCGCGAAGAAACTCAACGAGAAGGCGAGCCTGATCCGCAAACTCGAACACGGTGAGATCCTTCCTAGCGACGACGTACAGCGGAAACTCGAGCGCGAACTCGATATCGATCTCTCGGCGGGTGCAACGCCCGAGGAAGACACCGACTGGGAGGGCGGGTCCGCAAGCGGCGAGTACACGCTCGGTGACGTCGTCGAGCGAAAGGACTAG
- a CDS encoding LutC/YkgG family protein, whose product MATIAGDATVDQFTAALGDLDVGWTVTTADELPEALERFAEPIVGAPFPFEDLSLPDSIPRASASEDVKDANTGVTAGVLAIAEYGSVVIGSQPLETELVSLYSDTHVAVVRAEDVVASMGEAFAEFGPRLREAGGNAIVATGPSATADMGALVRGVHGPSDVHVVIVE is encoded by the coding sequence ATGGCAACAATCGCTGGCGACGCGACCGTGGACCAGTTCACGGCGGCGCTCGGAGACCTCGACGTCGGCTGGACGGTGACGACGGCCGACGAACTACCCGAGGCACTCGAACGGTTCGCCGAGCCGATCGTCGGCGCGCCCTTCCCGTTCGAGGACCTGTCACTCCCGGACTCGATCCCGCGAGCCTCGGCGTCCGAGGACGTGAAAGACGCAAACACCGGTGTCACGGCGGGCGTGCTCGCGATCGCGGAGTACGGAAGCGTCGTGATCGGATCACAACCGCTGGAAACCGAACTCGTCAGTCTCTATTCGGACACGCACGTCGCCGTCGTCCGGGCGGAAGACGTCGTCGCCTCGATGGGCGAGGCGTTCGCCGAATTCGGGCCGCGGCTGCGAGAAGCCGGCGGGAACGCGATCGTCGCCACCGGCCCGAGCGCCACCGCCGACATGGGTGCACTGGTCCGCGGTGTCCACGGACCGAGTGACGTGCACGTGGTGATCGTCGAATGA
- a CDS encoding LUD domain-containing protein translates to MSRKSKRAKAAQIRETMAAEGASVRENTQGFNQGRYDTVADLENYEELKDEARQIKEDAIERLPELIDQLTEAIEANGGTVYLAEDEADANEYVSSLVESGETVVKSKSMTSEELEVNEHLEAAGANVVETDLGEWVLQVADEAPSHLVAPAIHKSRESIADLFRERFDPDQPLETPEDLTAFASEYLADAFEEADVGMTGANFLTADSGSMMLVTSEGNARKTVAATDTHVAVAGVEKIVPSVEDLQPFVELIGRSGTGQDITAYVSLLTPPVETATFGEDGLEGSDDRDFHLVLIDNGRMAMREDEQLRETLYCIRCSACANTCANFQQVGGHEFGGETYTGGIAGGWETGVHGLDSSEEFVDLCTGCSRCVEACPVGIDIPWINTVVRDRINRGADGHTYDFLVDGLTPDAEEGGMSLQKRFFGNFVTVAKLGSLFAPVSNWLASFGPNRWIAEQLLGVDQRREMPQFSRETLKEWASGRDGPADPDREAVFMADTYTNYMHVERGKAAIRALEALNVDVEIADVTESGRAALSQGMVRTAANHGKAVAEELLPHIADGRDVVIVEPSDLAMLRDDYERLLDAETYERLSENSYEILEYVYGLLENGADADALRDGDGEEIAYHGHCQQRTLGLAAHTEAVLEELGYDLVTSDVECCGMAGSFGFKQQYYEVSMAVGEELREQFSTPEAEGRTVVASGTSCHDQLTDLMKQDVPHPIELVAP, encoded by the coding sequence ATGAGCCGCAAGTCCAAGCGAGCCAAGGCCGCACAGATCCGCGAGACGATGGCTGCGGAAGGTGCGTCCGTCCGGGAGAACACCCAGGGGTTCAATCAGGGTCGCTACGACACGGTGGCGGACCTCGAGAACTACGAGGAACTGAAAGACGAGGCACGCCAGATCAAGGAAGACGCCATCGAACGGCTTCCTGAACTGATCGATCAGCTCACCGAGGCCATCGAAGCGAACGGGGGGACGGTCTATCTCGCCGAGGACGAGGCCGACGCCAACGAGTACGTCTCGTCGCTGGTCGAGTCCGGCGAGACGGTCGTCAAGAGCAAGTCGATGACCAGCGAGGAACTCGAGGTCAACGAACACCTCGAGGCTGCGGGTGCGAACGTCGTCGAGACGGACCTCGGGGAGTGGGTCCTGCAGGTCGCTGATGAGGCCCCGAGTCACCTCGTCGCGCCGGCGATCCACAAGTCCCGCGAGTCGATCGCCGACCTGTTTCGCGAGCGGTTCGACCCGGACCAGCCACTCGAGACGCCGGAAGACCTCACGGCCTTTGCTAGCGAGTACCTGGCCGACGCCTTCGAGGAGGCCGACGTCGGCATGACCGGCGCGAACTTCCTCACCGCCGACAGCGGGTCGATGATGCTGGTCACCAGCGAGGGCAACGCCCGCAAGACCGTCGCCGCGACCGATACCCACGTCGCCGTCGCGGGCGTCGAGAAAATCGTTCCCAGCGTCGAGGACCTCCAGCCGTTCGTCGAGTTGATCGGTCGCTCCGGCACCGGTCAGGACATCACTGCCTACGTCTCGCTGCTCACGCCGCCGGTCGAGACGGCGACGTTCGGCGAGGACGGGCTCGAGGGCAGCGACGACCGCGACTTCCACCTCGTGTTGATCGACAACGGTCGCATGGCCATGCGCGAGGACGAGCAGTTGCGCGAGACGCTGTACTGCATCCGGTGTTCGGCATGCGCCAACACGTGTGCGAACTTCCAGCAGGTCGGCGGCCACGAGTTCGGCGGCGAGACCTACACCGGCGGGATCGCCGGCGGCTGGGAGACCGGCGTCCACGGCCTCGACAGCAGCGAGGAGTTCGTCGATCTCTGTACCGGCTGTTCGCGCTGCGTCGAGGCCTGCCCGGTCGGGATCGACATCCCCTGGATCAACACGGTCGTCAGAGACCGGATCAACCGCGGGGCCGACGGCCACACCTACGACTTCCTGGTCGACGGCCTGACGCCGGACGCCGAGGAAGGCGGGATGAGCCTCCAGAAGCGGTTCTTCGGTAACTTCGTCACCGTCGCGAAACTCGGCAGCCTGTTCGCGCCGGTCTCGAACTGGCTGGCCAGTTTCGGCCCCAATCGGTGGATCGCCGAACAGCTTTTGGGCGTCGATCAGCGCCGGGAGATGCCGCAGTTCAGCCGAGAGACGCTCAAAGAGTGGGCCAGCGGCCGGGACGGGCCGGCCGACCCCGACCGCGAGGCCGTCTTCATGGCCGACACCTACACCAATTACATGCACGTCGAGCGCGGGAAGGCCGCGATCCGGGCGCTGGAAGCGCTGAACGTCGACGTCGAGATCGCGGACGTGACCGAGAGCGGGCGGGCCGCGCTCTCTCAGGGGATGGTCAGGACAGCGGCCAATCACGGCAAAGCGGTCGCCGAGGAGTTGCTCCCGCACATCGCGGACGGCCGGGACGTCGTGATCGTCGAGCCGAGCGACCTGGCGATGCTGCGCGACGACTACGAACGGCTGCTCGACGCGGAGACGTACGAACGGCTCTCGGAGAACAGCTACGAGATCCTCGAATACGTCTACGGGCTGCTGGAGAACGGGGCCGACGCCGACGCCCTGCGTGACGGCGACGGCGAGGAGATCGCCTATCACGGCCACTGTCAGCAGCGGACGCTCGGGCTTGCGGCCCACACAGAGGCCGTGCTGGAGGAACTCGGCTACGACCTCGTCACCTCCGACGTCGAGTGCTGTGGCATGGCCGGCTCGTTCGGCTTCAAACAGCAGTACTACGAGGTGAGCATGGCGGTCGGCGAGGAGTTGCGCGAGCAGTTCTCGACGCCCGAAGCCGAGGGTCGAACGGTCGTCGCCAGCGGCACGTCCTGTCACGACCAGCTGACGGACCTGATGAAACAGGACGTGCCCCACCCGATCGAACTCGTCGCACCCTGA
- a CDS encoding DoxX family protein, whose translation MIQIREAVRRSGLTVATVVLLWAAIRPAAAHVRYVTEDPPDDGLQFTVEVLTEPMNALLFGTTGLLAVAGVGAYLWVRPTIPDFEVLQSALREYLTYVPWMLRLSLGLPLVGAGFIGYLFSPSVRTADVLGTTAQAEARILLIGIGFFLLFGLATRAVALVGLATYVGSAIAFPTAIIALEYVPGFVAIALLGGGRPSADHLLERVASSPGTYYGRIDPVHRRAGTLRDRLDPYTAYVPTVLRIGLGMTFVLLGLGEKLLRPGPGLGVVEKYNLTAVVPVDPGVWVVGAGLAEIAFGIALLFGLLTRATAAGAFVLFTVTLFALPDDPVLAHITMFGLASAVFTLGGGPLSIDDWLESSAEPDRRPAPSGRSGTDAR comes from the coding sequence ATGATCCAGATTCGAGAAGCGGTTCGACGGTCCGGTCTGACGGTCGCAACCGTCGTGCTGCTGTGGGCGGCGATACGTCCCGCCGCGGCCCACGTCAGATACGTCACTGAGGACCCGCCTGACGACGGCCTGCAGTTCACCGTCGAAGTGCTCACAGAACCGATGAACGCGCTGCTGTTCGGCACGACGGGACTGCTCGCCGTTGCCGGCGTGGGTGCGTATCTGTGGGTTCGGCCGACGATCCCCGACTTCGAGGTCCTGCAGTCGGCGCTGCGGGAGTATCTCACCTACGTCCCCTGGATGCTCCGGCTGAGCCTCGGTCTCCCGCTGGTCGGTGCGGGCTTCATCGGCTACCTGTTCAGTCCGAGCGTGCGGACGGCCGACGTGCTCGGGACGACCGCCCAGGCCGAGGCCCGGATCCTGCTGATCGGGATCGGCTTCTTCCTGCTGTTCGGACTCGCCACGCGAGCGGTCGCGCTGGTCGGGCTAGCGACCTACGTCGGATCGGCGATCGCGTTCCCGACGGCGATCATCGCGCTCGAGTACGTCCCCGGGTTCGTCGCGATCGCGCTGCTCGGCGGCGGCCGACCGAGCGCGGACCACCTGCTCGAGCGCGTCGCCAGTTCGCCGGGCACCTACTACGGCCGGATCGATCCTGTCCACCGCAGGGCCGGGACGCTCCGGGATCGGCTCGATCCCTACACCGCCTACGTCCCCACCGTCCTGCGAATCGGCCTCGGGATGACCTTCGTGTTGCTCGGACTCGGCGAGAAACTCCTCCGACCGGGACCGGGGCTGGGCGTCGTCGAGAAGTACAATCTCACGGCAGTCGTGCCGGTCGATCCGGGCGTGTGGGTCGTCGGCGCGGGACTGGCCGAGATCGCCTTCGGGATCGCCCTGCTCTTCGGGCTGTTGACCCGCGCGACCGCGGCCGGAGCGTTCGTCCTGTTCACGGTCACGCTCTTCGCCCTGCCCGACGACCCCGTGCTCGCACATATCACGATGTTCGGTCTCGCCTCCGCGGTGTTCACGCTGGGCGGCGGGCCGCTCTCGATCGACGACTGGCTCGAGTCGTCCGCCGAACCCGATCGCAGACCTGCGCCGAGCGGTCGGTCCGGAACAGACGCCCGATAG
- a CDS encoding ribosome biogenesis/translation initiation ATPase RLI, producing MADDSIAVVDLDRCQPDRCNYECMNFCPPNRTDKECIVTRGDAYEEDEPFEGGPDQVRISEEICLGETCGICVEKCPFDAIEIINLPQELDDEPIHRYGENAFALYGLPAPGDGRVTGILGPNGIGKTTAVHILADELTPNLGEYNADPGWDAVLEEYRGTALQDYLEALTDGDVTVARKPQYVDQIPDQFDGTTRQLLERTDERGELDALIERVGIGPVVDQDIGTLSGGELQRVALVAALARDADFYFLDEITPYLDIGQRMTAARIIQELAEDGDRSMLVVEHDLAILDLLADALHVAYGEPGAFGVITDPKSTKNGINEYLKGYLENENMRIRQDAIEFEQHAPRSVAGGQSVVEYPALEKSYGEGEFSLSVSGGEIREGEVLGVVGPNGIGKSTFAKLLAGRLEPDEGEVDARLDIAYKPQYVEIDQPMRVDAFLASITDEFGSSYWNTEIAQPLQLERIMEQNLTDLSGGERQRVAIAACLSKDADLYLLDEPSAHLDVEQRVLATSAIRRYAENHDATAMVIDHDIYMIDLLSDRLLVFDGEPAERGHASRPQGMREGMNEFLANLDVTFRRDERTGRPRINKPGSNLDREQKQAGEYYYAPE from the coding sequence ATGGCTGATGACAGCATTGCCGTCGTCGACCTCGACCGTTGCCAGCCCGACCGCTGCAACTACGAGTGTATGAACTTCTGTCCGCCCAACCGGACGGACAAGGAGTGCATCGTCACGCGCGGCGACGCATACGAAGAGGACGAACCGTTCGAGGGCGGGCCCGATCAGGTCCGCATCTCCGAAGAGATCTGCCTGGGCGAGACCTGCGGGATCTGCGTCGAGAAGTGTCCGTTCGACGCCATCGAGATCATCAATCTCCCCCAGGAACTGGACGACGAACCGATCCACCGCTACGGCGAGAACGCCTTCGCGCTGTACGGCCTGCCCGCGCCCGGCGACGGACGCGTGACCGGCATCCTCGGTCCGAACGGGATCGGGAAGACCACGGCCGTCCACATTCTGGCGGACGAACTCACGCCGAACCTCGGCGAGTACAACGCCGACCCCGGCTGGGACGCCGTCCTCGAGGAGTACCGCGGGACCGCCTTGCAGGACTACCTCGAGGCGCTGACCGACGGCGACGTGACCGTCGCCCGCAAGCCCCAGTACGTCGATCAGATCCCCGATCAGTTCGACGGGACGACCCGCCAGTTGCTCGAACGGACCGACGAGCGGGGCGAACTCGACGCGCTGATCGAGCGGGTCGGGATCGGGCCGGTCGTCGATCAGGACATCGGGACGCTCTCGGGCGGGGAACTCCAGCGCGTCGCGCTCGTGGCTGCGCTGGCGCGGGACGCCGACTTCTACTTCCTCGACGAGATCACGCCCTACCTCGACATCGGCCAGCGGATGACCGCCGCCCGGATCATTCAGGAACTGGCCGAGGACGGCGACCGGTCGATGCTGGTCGTCGAACACGACCTCGCGATTTTGGACCTGCTCGCGGACGCCCTGCACGTCGCCTACGGTGAACCGGGGGCGTTCGGTGTCATTACCGATCCCAAGTCGACGAAAAACGGGATCAACGAGTACCTCAAGGGCTACCTGGAGAACGAGAACATGCGGATCCGCCAGGACGCCATCGAGTTCGAACAGCACGCGCCCCGAAGCGTCGCCGGCGGCCAGTCGGTCGTCGAGTACCCCGCGCTGGAGAAAAGCTACGGCGAGGGCGAGTTCTCGCTGTCGGTTTCCGGCGGCGAGATCCGCGAGGGCGAAGTGCTCGGGGTCGTCGGTCCCAACGGGATCGGGAAATCGACCTTCGCGAAACTGCTCGCGGGCAGGCTCGAGCCCGACGAGGGCGAGGTCGACGCTCGGCTCGATATCGCCTACAAGCCCCAGTACGTGGAGATCGACCAGCCGATGCGCGTCGACGCGTTCCTCGCTTCGATCACCGACGAGTTCGGCAGTTCCTACTGGAACACCGAGATCGCCCAGCCGCTGCAACTGGAGCGGATCATGGAGCAGAACCTCACCGATCTCTCCGGCGGGGAACGCCAGCGCGTCGCCATCGCCGCCTGTCTCTCGAAAGACGCCGACCTCTATCTCTTGGACGAACCCTCCGCACACCTCGACGTCGAGCAGCGCGTGCTGGCGACGTCGGCGATCCGCCGCTATGCGGAGAACCACGACGCGACGGCGATGGTCATCGACCACGACATCTACATGATCGACCTGCTCTCCGATCGACTGCTGGTCTTCGACGGCGAACCCGCCGAGCGCGGTCACGCCTCACGGCCGCAGGGGATGCGTGAGGGGATGAACGAGTTCCTCGCGAACCTCGACGTCACCTTCCGACGCGACGAGCGGACCGGTCGCCCCCGAATCAACAAGCCCGGGAGCAACCTCGACCGCGAACAGAAACAGGCCGGCGAGTACTACTACGCACCCGAGTGA